A single window of Sulfurovum riftiae DNA harbors:
- the rpoB gene encoding DNA-directed RNA polymerase subunit beta encodes MLNSLHSGNRLRVDFSKTPREIEIPNLLQLQQKSYENFLMLGEKDRKHSTLERVFRSAFPIHDQQNRLTLTYKNSEIIKPKYTVRECMERGLTYSVSLKMNIALTIWNRDEKTGEKLDPKEIKEQAVFVRDIPLMTDRTSFVVNGVERVIVNQLHRSPGVIFKEEESTTAGHKLLYSAQIIPDRGSWLYFEYDSKEILYARINKRRKIPVTILFRALDYTKEDIVKLFYPTKEISIKDNRFLTKFDPNDFGGRAEYDVKDMDGNTIVNAGKRLTKKKAQKLIEDGLEWIEYPLEMLMERHLASAVIDQESGEVLYDVVAPLDETKLKKMIEQGVESIEIINDLADGTDRSIINAFIADNESLRLLKQTEEIDDENVLSAIRIYKVMRPGEPVTPEAAKSFLRQLFFDPERYDLTKVGRMKMNHKLGLDIPEYATVLTAEDLINTVKYLIKVKNGQGHIDDRDHLGNRRIRAIGELLGNELHNGLVKMQKAIKDKMTTISGTLDELMPHDLVNSKMITNTILEFFSSGQLSQFMDQTNPLSEVTHKRRLSALGEGGLVKERAGFEVRDVHPTHYGRICPIETPEGQNIGLINTLATYSKVNEHGFIEAPYKVVKDCQVTDEIVYITATQEEDKCIAPASTVLTEDGRIAEDLIETRLNGNIELNEAKRVDLIDISPLMISGSAAALIPFLEHDDANRALMGSNMQRQAVPLLKTEAPVVGTGMEAIVSRDAWEAVKAKRAGTVEKVDAKSIYVMGEDETGVFIDHYPMEKNMRTNQNTTFTQTPIVKMGDKVEAKQVIADGANMDQGELAIGKNIMVAFMPWYGYNYEDAIIVSEKIIREDTFTSVHIYEKEVEARELKHGTEEITRDIPNIREDELLHLDESGIVQLGTYVKPGMILVGKVSPKGEIKPTPEERLLRAIFGEKAGHVVNKSLYCPASMEGVVVDIKVFTKKGYEKDARAIQAYEEEKAILDSDHHDQLLMIDREEILRIAHYLSEQELAKDVTIGDDEFKAGTKIPEETIKGVNRFALRGVVQSYSDDVQNEYESLKNYFLKQKKRLKNEHEEKLSILEKDDILPSGVTKLVKIYIATKRKLKVGDKMAGRHGNKGIVSNIVPEIDMPYMEDGRPVEIILNPLGVPSRMNIGQILEVHLGLVGMRLGEQIQEMFENKTADFIKELRAKMIEIADVAKLMNAKEVLGKMSDEELLAYGRDWSRGVKFAAPVFEGANQAEFDKLFELAKIDSDGKMTLYDGKTGEKMIERVNVGYMYMLKLHHLVDEKVHARSTGPYSLVTQQPVGGKALFGGQRFGEMEVWALEAYGAAHILKEMLTIKSDDVEGRARAYRALTKGESVPASGVPETMFVLTKELQALGLDAELYESKKEVESEDE; translated from the coding sequence ATGTTAAATTCTTTACATTCTGGTAACAGACTCCGCGTTGACTTTTCCAAAACCCCAAGAGAAATCGAAATCCCCAACCTTTTACAGCTTCAGCAGAAAAGTTATGAAAACTTTTTGATGCTCGGTGAGAAAGACAGAAAACACTCCACACTCGAGCGTGTATTCAGATCGGCTTTTCCTATTCACGACCAGCAGAACAGACTGACGCTGACCTATAAAAACTCAGAGATCATCAAACCGAAATACACGGTCAGAGAGTGTATGGAGAGAGGATTGACCTATTCTGTCTCTCTCAAGATGAATATCGCGCTTACCATCTGGAACAGAGATGAGAAGACGGGTGAGAAACTTGACCCAAAAGAGATCAAAGAGCAGGCTGTCTTCGTACGTGATATCCCGCTGATGACAGACAGAACCTCTTTCGTTGTCAACGGTGTCGAGAGAGTTATTGTCAACCAGCTTCACAGATCGCCGGGTGTTATTTTCAAAGAGGAAGAGAGTACGACAGCAGGCCACAAACTGCTCTACTCTGCGCAGATCATCCCTGACAGAGGATCCTGGTTGTATTTCGAGTATGACTCCAAAGAGATCCTGTATGCCAGAATCAACAAAAGAAGAAAGATCCCTGTAACGATCCTTTTCAGAGCATTGGACTATACAAAAGAGGATATCGTCAAACTCTTCTACCCGACCAAAGAGATCTCTATCAAGGACAACAGGTTCCTTACGAAATTCGATCCGAACGACTTTGGCGGAAGAGCGGAGTACGATGTCAAAGACATGGACGGCAATACGATCGTCAATGCCGGTAAACGTCTGACCAAGAAAAAAGCGCAGAAACTCATCGAGGATGGACTCGAGTGGATCGAATATCCGCTTGAAATGCTGATGGAGAGACACCTGGCATCTGCAGTGATCGACCAGGAGAGCGGAGAGGTACTTTACGATGTAGTAGCCCCGCTTGACGAGACAAAACTCAAGAAGATGATCGAACAGGGTGTTGAGAGTATCGAGATCATCAACGACCTTGCAGACGGTACGGACAGATCGATCATCAATGCGTTCATTGCGGACAATGAGAGCCTCAGACTGCTTAAGCAGACTGAAGAGATCGATGATGAGAATGTACTTTCAGCAATCCGTATCTATAAAGTGATGAGACCGGGAGAGCCTGTAACCCCTGAAGCGGCGAAATCGTTCCTCAGACAACTCTTCTTCGATCCGGAAAGATATGACCTGACAAAGGTCGGTCGTATGAAGATGAATCACAAGCTTGGTCTGGATATTCCCGAGTATGCAACGGTATTGACCGCGGAAGACCTTATCAACACAGTGAAGTATCTTATCAAAGTTAAGAACGGTCAGGGACATATCGATGACAGGGACCACCTTGGGAATAGAAGGATCAGGGCGATCGGTGAACTGCTTGGTAACGAGCTTCACAACGGTCTTGTCAAGATGCAAAAAGCGATCAAGGACAAAATGACGACGATCTCCGGTACACTTGACGAGTTGATGCCGCATGATCTTGTCAACTCCAAGATGATCACCAACACGATCCTGGAGTTCTTCTCGTCAGGTCAGCTTTCACAGTTCATGGACCAGACCAACCCACTGTCGGAAGTGACACACAAAAGAAGACTCTCCGCACTGGGTGAGGGTGGTCTTGTCAAAGAGAGAGCCGGATTCGAAGTAAGGGATGTTCACCCGACACACTACGGACGTATCTGTCCGATCGAGACACCGGAAGGTCAGAACATTGGTCTGATCAACACACTGGCTACCTACTCGAAAGTAAATGAGCACGGCTTCATTGAGGCACCGTACAAAGTGGTGAAAGATTGTCAGGTGACCGATGAGATCGTTTACATTACTGCGACGCAGGAGGAAGACAAGTGTATTGCACCTGCTTCAACTGTATTGACAGAAGACGGGCGTATCGCAGAAGACCTGATCGAGACAAGACTCAATGGTAACATCGAACTGAATGAAGCTAAAAGAGTTGACCTTATCGATATTTCACCATTGATGATCTCCGGTTCGGCGGCAGCATTGATCCCGTTCCTTGAGCACGATGATGCCAACCGTGCACTGATGGGATCGAACATGCAGCGTCAGGCAGTACCTCTTTTGAAAACAGAGGCACCTGTGGTAGGTACCGGTATGGAAGCGATCGTTTCACGTGATGCATGGGAGGCAGTCAAAGCCAAAAGAGCAGGTACAGTTGAAAAAGTAGATGCGAAAAGCATTTATGTCATGGGTGAAGATGAAACAGGTGTGTTTATAGACCATTATCCGATGGAAAAGAACATGAGAACCAACCAGAACACCACCTTTACGCAGACACCGATCGTAAAAATGGGAGATAAAGTAGAGGCGAAACAAGTGATCGCAGATGGTGCGAATATGGATCAGGGTGAGCTTGCTATCGGTAAGAACATCATGGTTGCTTTTATGCCGTGGTACGGATACAACTACGAGGATGCGATCATCGTTTCTGAGAAGATCATCCGTGAAGATACCTTTACATCGGTGCATATCTATGAAAAAGAGGTAGAGGCAAGGGAACTCAAGCACGGAACGGAGGAGATCACAAGAGATATCCCCAATATCCGTGAAGATGAACTGCTTCATCTTGATGAGAGCGGAATCGTACAGCTTGGTACCTATGTGAAACCGGGTATGATCCTTGTAGGTAAGGTTTCTCCAAAAGGTGAGATCAAACCGACACCTGAAGAGAGACTTCTGAGAGCGATCTTCGGTGAGAAAGCGGGTCATGTTGTGAACAAGTCACTCTACTGCCCTGCTTCTATGGAAGGGGTTGTCGTTGATATCAAAGTATTCACCAAGAAAGGGTACGAGAAAGATGCAAGAGCGATCCAGGCGTACGAAGAAGAGAAAGCGATCCTTGACTCTGACCACCATGACCAGCTTTTGATGATCGACAGGGAAGAGATCCTCAGGATTGCGCATTACCTTTCAGAGCAGGAACTTGCCAAAGATGTGACGATCGGTGATGATGAATTCAAAGCGGGAACAAAAATTCCTGAAGAGACCATCAAAGGCGTGAACAGATTTGCGCTCAGAGGTGTGGTGCAGTCTTACTCTGACGATGTTCAGAATGAATATGAGTCACTGAAGAACTACTTCCTCAAGCAGAAGAAGAGACTCAAGAACGAGCATGAAGAGAAACTGAGCATTCTTGAAAAAGATGACATACTCCCTTCTGGTGTGACCAAGCTTGTCAAGATCTATATCGCGACAAAGAGAAAGCTCAAGGTAGGTGACAAGATGGCGGGACGTCACGGAAACAAAGGTATCGTCTCCAACATCGTACCTGAGATAGATATGCCGTACATGGAAGACGGAAGACCGGTCGAGATCATCCTCAACCCGCTTGGGGTACCTTCTCGTATGAACATTGGTCAGATCCTTGAAGTACACCTCGGTCTTGTAGGTATGAGACTTGGAGAGCAGATCCAGGAGATGTTCGAGAACAAGACAGCCGATTTCATCAAAGAGCTTAGAGCCAAAATGATCGAGATCGCAGATGTCGCCAAACTGATGAATGCAAAAGAAGTACTGGGCAAGATGAGTGACGAAGAGCTTCTGGCGTACGGTAGAGACTGGAGCAGGGGTGTCAAATTTGCTGCGCCTGTCTTCGAAGGTGCGAACCAGGCCGAGTTCGACAAACTCTTCGAGCTCGCGAAGATCGACAGTGACGGCAAGATGACACTGTATGACGGAAAGACCGGTGAGAAGATGATCGAGCGTGTCAATGTCGGGTATATGTATATGCTTAAACTGCACCACCTCGTAGATGAGAAGGTTCACGCACGTTCGACAGGACCATACTCACTTGTTACACAGCAGCCGGTCGGTGGTAAAGCCCTCTTTGGTGGACAGAGATTCGGAGAGATGGAAGTATGGGCACTTGAGGCCTATGGTGCGGCACATATCCTTAAAGAGATGCTGACGATCAAATCAGATGATGTCGAAGGTAGAGCAAGAGCGTACAGAGCACTGACAAAAGGTGAATCCGTACCGGCTTCCGGTGTACCTGAGACGATGTTCGTATTGACCAAAGAGCTTCAGGCTCTTGGACTTGATGCAGAGCTATATGAGAGTAAAAAAGAAGTGGAGAGTGAAGATGAGTAA
- the rplL gene encoding 50S ribosomal protein L7/L12, which produces MATTKEDVLEFISNLSVLELSELVKEFEEKFGVTAQATVVAAGGAAAGGEAAEEQTEFTVVLTDAGAKKINAIKVVRAITGLGLKEAKAAVEETPSVLKEGVSKEEAEELKKQIEEAGASCELK; this is translated from the coding sequence ATGGCAACAACTAAAGAAGATGTATTAGAGTTTATCTCAAACTTGTCTGTTCTTGAGCTTTCTGAGCTTGTAAAAGAATTCGAAGAAAAATTCGGCGTAACTGCTCAGGCTACTGTAGTAGCTGCCGGCGGTGCTGCTGCTGGTGGCGAAGCTGCTGAAGAGCAAACAGAATTTACTGTTGTTCTTACAGATGCTGGTGCTAAGAAGATCAATGCGATCAAAGTCGTAAGAGCGATCACCGGTCTTGGTCTTAAAGAGGCTAAAGCTGCTGTTGAAGAGACTCCATCTGTACTTAAAGAGGGTGTTTCCAAAGAAGAAGCTGAAGAGCTCAAAAAGCAGATCGAAGAAGCTGGTGCTTCTTGTGAGCTTAAATAA
- the rplJ gene encoding 50S ribosomal protein L10, with protein sequence MTRTRKEELVAEMTAEFKDAGAIIVCDYKGMTVEDLEVVRNLAKDEDTKVKVVKNRLAMIALGNAGCEAVDFKDTNLVIWGDTQVLPCKIADKAATQFKDNFKIKTGLIQGEVASMETINAMAKLPTRDELIGMLLNVWNAPVQNFTIGLKALADKKESEA encoded by the coding sequence ATGACAAGAACCAGAAAAGAAGAATTGGTCGCAGAGATGACAGCAGAGTTTAAAGACGCTGGTGCCATCATCGTTTGTGATTACAAAGGTATGACGGTTGAAGATCTTGAGGTTGTAAGAAACCTTGCAAAAGATGAAGATACCAAAGTCAAAGTCGTTAAAAACAGACTGGCAATGATCGCATTGGGAAATGCAGGTTGTGAAGCAGTTGATTTCAAAGACACGAACCTTGTAATCTGGGGTGATACACAAGTACTTCCTTGTAAAATCGCTGACAAAGCTGCAACACAGTTCAAAGATAACTTTAAAATCAAAACTGGTCTCATCCAGGGTGAAGTCGCTTCTATGGAAACCATTAATGCAATGGCAAAACTTCCAACGAGAGACGAACTTATCGGTATGCTTCTTAATGTTTGGAATGCTCCGGTACAGAACTTCACAATTGGTCTGAAGGCACTTGCTGATAAAAAAGAATCAGAGGCGTAG
- the rplA gene encoding 50S ribosomal protein L1: MAKKLSKRREALLKKVDATKEYSIDEAMATLKELKSAKFDETVEVALNLNVDPRHADQMVRGSVVLPHGTGKNVRVAVFAKDAKADEAKAAGADLVGSTDLIEDIQAGKIDFDIVISTPDMMGVLGKVARVLGPKGLMPNPKTGTVTMDVAKAVENAKGGQVNFRVDKKGNIHAGIGKISFDTDKIKENFLTLLEKINRAKPASAKGRYITNAAVSLTMSPSITLNTSEVMEVK, translated from the coding sequence ATGGCAAAAAAACTAAGTAAAAGAAGAGAAGCACTACTCAAGAAAGTAGACGCGACAAAAGAGTACAGCATCGACGAAGCGATGGCTACACTCAAAGAGCTTAAATCAGCGAAGTTCGACGAAACCGTTGAAGTGGCATTAAACCTTAACGTTGACCCGAGACATGCAGATCAGATGGTTAGAGGATCAGTTGTTCTTCCTCATGGAACGGGTAAAAACGTAAGAGTTGCGGTTTTCGCAAAAGATGCGAAAGCAGACGAGGCAAAGGCAGCGGGTGCTGACCTTGTAGGAAGTACAGACCTTATCGAAGATATTCAGGCAGGGAAGATCGATTTCGATATCGTTATCTCTACTCCGGACATGATGGGTGTTCTTGGTAAAGTAGCAAGAGTACTTGGACCAAAAGGTCTTATGCCAAACCCTAAGACCGGTACAGTAACAATGGACGTTGCAAAAGCAGTTGAGAATGCCAAGGGCGGACAGGTAAACTTCAGAGTGGACAAAAAAGGGAATATCCATGCGGGTATCGGCAAGATCTCTTTTGATACAGACAAGATCAAAGAGAACTTTTTGACACTTCTTGAGAAGATCAACAGAGCAAAACCTGCATCTGCCAAAGGTAGATATATCACAAATGCAGCAGTCTCTTTGACAATGAGCCCGTCAATCACACTGAATACTTCAGAAGTGATGGAAGTCAAATAA
- the rplK gene encoding 50S ribosomal protein L11, which produces MAKKITEKFKMMIPAGSANPSPPVGPALGQRGVNIMEFCKAFNEKTKDKMGFKIPVIVTVYADRSFTFETKQPPASDLILKAAGIKKGTDNPLLNKVGSITKAKLDEIIDQKIVDLNTNDREAAAKIIAGSCRSMGIEIVD; this is translated from the coding sequence ATGGCAAAAAAGATAACTGAAAAGTTCAAGATGATGATCCCTGCCGGATCAGCTAACCCATCACCACCGGTAGGTCCAGCACTTGGACAGCGTGGTGTCAACATTATGGAGTTTTGTAAAGCTTTCAACGAAAAGACTAAAGATAAAATGGGATTCAAGATCCCTGTTATCGTAACAGTATATGCTGACAGAAGTTTTACATTCGAGACCAAGCAGCCGCCGGCATCAGACCTTATTCTTAAGGCAGCAGGTATCAAGAAAGGTACAGACAACCCGCTTTTGAACAAAGTAGGTTCTATTACCAAGGCAAAACTTGATGAGATCATCGACCAGAAGATCGTTGACCTTAACACGAATGACAGAGAAGCAGCTGCGAAGATCATCGCCGGTTCTTGTAGAAGTATGGGTATCGAGATCGTAGACTAG
- the nusG gene encoding transcription termination/antitermination protein NusG: MAFQWYAIQTYSGSELSVKRAIEQLVADYGMEDKVERIVVPTEEVIEVKNGEKKITERTLYPGYAFAHIDLDTDLWHKIQSLPRVSRFIGEQKTPTALTEADIKVILDKMEQKSAPRPKVDFETGEMVRIVDGPFANFTGMVEEYDLDHGKLKLNVSIFGRNTPVEILYTQVEKII, encoded by the coding sequence ATGGCTTTTCAGTGGTATGCAATTCAAACATATTCAGGTAGTGAACTATCTGTAAAGAGAGCGATCGAGCAGCTTGTTGCCGATTACGGTATGGAAGATAAAGTTGAACGTATAGTCGTCCCTACAGAAGAGGTTATTGAAGTTAAGAACGGTGAGAAGAAGATCACTGAGAGAACACTTTACCCAGGGTATGCTTTCGCACATATAGACCTGGATACTGATCTTTGGCACAAGATCCAATCTTTGCCAAGAGTATCTAGATTTATCGGTGAACAAAAGACACCTACAGCGCTTACTGAAGCAGATATCAAAGTGATTTTGGACAAGATGGAGCAGAAATCTGCACCAAGACCGAAAGTCGACTTCGAAACAGGCGAGATGGTACGTATCGTAGATGGTCCGTTCGCCAACTTTACAGGCATGGTGGAAGAGTACGATCTTGACCATGGAAAGTTGAAGTTGAATGTTTCGATCTTTGGTAGAAACACACCAGTTGAGATCCTCTACACCCAGGTAGAAAAAATTATATAA
- the secE gene encoding preprotein translocase subunit SecE, producing the protein MGKISTFIANARAEIHKVIFPTKVQVRQAFLAVILVVTVISIFLALVDLLMSSIISSVL; encoded by the coding sequence ATGGGAAAAATTTCAACATTTATTGCAAACGCGAGAGCGGAGATCCATAAAGTAATATTTCCAACAAAAGTACAAGTTAGACAAGCATTTTTGGCAGTCATCCTCGTTGTGACTGTAATATCAATATTTTTAGCATTGGTTGACCTTTTGATGTCATCAATCATTTCATCAGTTTTATAA
- the rpmG gene encoding 50S ribosomal protein L33: protein MRETVHLGCEKCTRRNYHTTKNKKTTTEKLALKKYCKWCKEHTVHKEMKL from the coding sequence ATGAGAGAAACAGTTCACCTTGGTTGTGAGAAATGTACAAGACGTAACTATCACACAACAAAGAATAAAAAAACAACAACAGAAAAACTTGCACTCAAGAAGTACTGTAAATGGTGTAAAGAACACACTGTTCACAAAGAGATGAAGCTGTAA
- the tuf gene encoding elongation factor Tu yields the protein MAKEKFERTKPHVNIGTIGHVDHGKTTLTAAITAVLATKNDTALMDYDQIDNAPEERERGITIATSHVEYETENRHYAHVDCPGHADYVKNMITGAAQMDGAILVIAATDGPMAQTREHILLSKQVGVPYIVVFLNKEDQLDDEDKEEMLELVEMEVRELLSEYDFPGDDTPIVAGSAFQALEEAKSGTLGPWSEKILALMDAVDTYIPEPKRETDKDFLMAIEDIFTIQGRGTVVTGKVDRGQVCVGDEVEIVGLKDTQKTTVTGVEMFRKEMDCGIAGDNCGVLIRGIDKEAVQRGMVLCKPGSITPHTQFEAEVYVLTKEEGGRHTPFFDNYRPQFYVRTTDVTGSVKLQEGTEMVMPGDNVKINVELIAPIALDEGTRFAIREGGRTVGAGVVSKIIA from the coding sequence ATGGCTAAAGAAAAATTCGAACGAACAAAACCGCATGTTAACATCGGTACTATCGGTCACGTTGACCACGGTAAAACTACACTGACTGCTGCAATTACTGCTGTACTTGCAACTAAGAACGACACTGCACTTATGGATTACGATCAGATCGATAACGCTCCAGAAGAGAGAGAAAGAGGAATTACAATTGCTACTTCTCATGTAGAGTACGAAACAGAGAACAGACACTATGCTCACGTTGACTGTCCAGGTCACGCTGACTACGTTAAAAACATGATTACTGGTGCTGCTCAGATGGACGGTGCGATCCTTGTTATTGCTGCAACTGACGGACCAATGGCTCAGACCAGAGAGCACATCCTTCTTTCCAAGCAGGTAGGTGTACCATACATCGTTGTATTCTTGAACAAAGAAGATCAGCTTGATGATGAAGATAAAGAAGAGATGCTTGAGCTCGTAGAGATGGAAGTACGTGAACTTCTTTCTGAGTATGACTTCCCGGGTGACGATACTCCAATCGTAGCCGGTTCTGCATTCCAGGCGCTTGAAGAAGCAAAGTCTGGTACACTCGGGCCATGGTCAGAGAAGATCCTTGCGCTTATGGATGCTGTAGATACATACATTCCTGAGCCAAAAAGAGAGACTGACAAAGACTTCCTAATGGCGATCGAAGATATCTTTACTATCCAGGGTCGTGGTACTGTTGTAACTGGTAAAGTTGACAGAGGTCAGGTATGTGTTGGTGACGAAGTTGAGATCGTTGGTCTTAAAGATACTCAGAAAACAACTGTAACCGGTGTTGAAATGTTCCGTAAGGAAATGGATTGTGGTATTGCTGGTGACAACTGTGGTGTTCTTATCAGAGGTATCGACAAAGAAGCAGTACAAAGAGGTATGGTTCTTTGTAAGCCAGGTTCAATCACACCGCATACTCAGTTCGAAGCTGAAGTATATGTACTTACCAAAGAGGAAGGTGGTAGACACACGCCATTCTTTGACAACTATAGACCGCAGTTCTACGTACGTACAACTGACGTAACTGGTTCTGTCAAGCTTCAGGAAGGTACAGAGATGGTTATGCCAGGTGACAACGTTAAGATCAACGTTGAGCTTATCGCACCAATCGCACTTGATGAAGGTACTAGATTCGCTATCCGTGAGGGTGGTAGAACTGTTGGTGCCGGTGTTGTTTCTAAGATCATCGCTTAA
- a CDS encoding YaaA family protein, translated as MKILLAPSETKISGGEAAFAPDTLLFKELLPYRTKLLHTYMNILQKGDMQILSKMFGLKKEADIRSHIRDIIHEPAMKAIERYTGVAFDHLDYPALDDKAKSYVDSHVILNSNLFGYLRADDLIPEYRLKQGEAVGDIKVEKYYHEHGADLMEAWLADEEILDLRAGFYDKFYKPAKAYTTLKFIKEGKVVSHWAKAYRGIVLREIAKAGIESIDDFMKLPIEGLSIKEIQTKKNKTEIIYDIEL; from the coding sequence ATGAAAATACTACTGGCACCCAGTGAGACCAAGATCTCCGGAGGAGAAGCAGCCTTCGCTCCCGACACCCTTCTTTTCAAAGAGCTCCTGCCCTATCGGACAAAACTCCTGCATACCTATATGAATATCCTGCAGAAAGGAGATATGCAAATACTCTCCAAAATGTTCGGTCTCAAAAAAGAGGCGGATATCCGTTCCCATATCCGTGATATCATTCATGAACCTGCCATGAAAGCCATCGAGCGGTATACCGGTGTGGCCTTCGACCACCTTGACTACCCTGCACTTGATGACAAAGCAAAGTCGTATGTGGACAGCCATGTCATTCTCAACTCCAACCTATTCGGTTATCTCAGAGCCGATGACCTCATCCCAGAGTACCGTCTCAAACAGGGAGAGGCGGTCGGCGATATCAAAGTGGAGAAGTATTACCACGAACATGGTGCGGATCTGATGGAGGCCTGGCTAGCCGATGAAGAGATACTCGACCTGCGCGCAGGATTCTATGACAAGTTCTACAAGCCTGCCAAAGCATACACAACACTCAAGTTCATCAAGGAAGGCAAGGTGGTCAGCCACTGGGCCAAAGCCTACAGAGGTATCGTACTGAGAGAGATCGCAAAAGCCGGCATAGAGAGCATTGATGATTTTATGAAGCTGCCTATTGAAGGTCTCTCCATCAAAGAGATACAGACAAAAAAGAACAAAACAGAGATCATCTACGATATCGAGCTTTAA
- a CDS encoding putative quinol monooxygenase — MTITKRVTFIAKEGSEAKMKELLSAMVAPSKAEEGCIFYEIFQYANNPRKFMAVETWRDEAALDGHKASEHYAVYKSSYEPYCEKKYTDELIVLG, encoded by the coding sequence ATGACCATTACCAAACGTGTGACATTCATTGCCAAAGAGGGAAGCGAAGCAAAGATGAAAGAGCTGCTCTCTGCCATGGTGGCACCCAGCAAGGCTGAAGAGGGGTGTATCTTCTATGAGATATTCCAGTATGCGAACAATCCAAGAAAATTCATGGCCGTAGAGACATGGAGAGATGAAGCGGCACTGGACGGGCACAAAGCTTCAGAACATTATGCTGTCTACAAGTCAAGCTACGAGCCCTACTGCGAAAAGAAATACACCGATGAACTCATCGTACTGGGTTAA
- a CDS encoding class II aldolase/adducin family protein, producing the protein MKNLWDDTQAAACKDDLALRVYTSNLLGQNDELVLHGGGNTSVKITDNGEELLYVKGSGWDLVSIKEEGFAPVRLSPLLEMAEREALSDTDMVSGQKAAMTNPAAPNPSVEAILHALIPFKFVDHTHADAVVTLSNSKEGERLIAECFEGFLIVPYVMPGFILAHTIYKMTQDFDWQNCKGIILHHHGIFTFDDDAKRSYDKMIKAVTAAEDFLEKWTTLACNVYEPKASLDTARLKELIEKSKGCEVVLKTDQSPLALTYASQKKLKTFATRGVLTPEHIIRTKRVPLIIEDRDIEGALTEYIAAYVAYFKRYAKEEIMLNPAPNYAVIKDYGVVLFGRSEKEANILKDIIEHTMKAVLRADQLGGYQSIGEKESFEMEYWELEQAKLK; encoded by the coding sequence TTGAAAAACCTATGGGATGACACACAGGCAGCAGCCTGCAAAGATGACCTGGCACTGAGGGTCTACACTTCCAACCTGCTCGGGCAGAATGATGAACTGGTACTGCACGGCGGAGGGAACACCTCCGTCAAGATCACAGATAACGGAGAGGAACTTCTCTATGTCAAAGGAAGCGGGTGGGACCTGGTCTCCATCAAGGAGGAGGGGTTCGCCCCTGTCAGACTCTCCCCCCTGCTGGAGATGGCAGAGCGGGAAGCACTCAGCGATACCGATATGGTTTCCGGACAGAAAGCGGCCATGACAAACCCCGCAGCACCCAACCCTTCGGTAGAAGCCATACTGCATGCGCTGATACCGTTCAAATTCGTGGACCATACCCATGCCGATGCTGTGGTGACCCTCTCCAACTCCAAAGAGGGAGAGAGGCTGATCGCAGAGTGCTTTGAAGGCTTTCTCATCGTTCCCTACGTGATGCCGGGATTTATCCTTGCACATACGATTTACAAAATGACACAGGATTTTGACTGGCAGAACTGCAAAGGGATCATCCTGCATCATCATGGCATCTTCACGTTTGACGATGATGCCAAACGTTCTTATGACAAAATGATAAAAGCGGTCACTGCAGCCGAGGATTTTCTGGAAAAGTGGACCACCCTTGCCTGCAATGTATATGAACCCAAAGCCAGTCTTGATACCGCCAGACTTAAAGAGCTGATAGAGAAGTCCAAAGGGTGCGAAGTGGTCCTTAAAACAGACCAGAGCCCTTTGGCACTGACCTATGCTTCACAAAAGAAGCTGAAAACGTTCGCCACAAGAGGCGTATTGACACCGGAGCATATTATTCGGACAAAAAGGGTACCGCTTATTATTGAAGATCGTGATATCGAAGGCGCTCTTACAGAGTATATAGCAGCCTATGTGGCCTACTTCAAACGCTACGCAAAAGAGGAGATCATGCTCAACCCTGCGCCAAACTATGCTGTCATCAAAGATTATGGTGTCGTACTCTTTGGCAGAAGTGAAAAAGAAGCGAATATCCTGAAAGATATCATTGAACACACAATGAAAGCCGTACTGAGGGCAGACCAACTCGGAGGCTATCAGAGTATCGGAGAAAAAGAGAGTTTCGAAATGGAATACTGGGAGCTCGAACAGGCCAAATTAAAGTAA